A single Arcobacter sp. FWKO B DNA region contains:
- a CDS encoding thioesterase: MQLNTHLKLNNSLNGDVIELRPNYAKISLKTTDTMRCDDEGLVHGGFAFCGADFCAMASVNHPFVVLAKSEVKFLAPVKVGEVIVFEGNVMANDGRKQTVSVVGKVADKEVFSGEFKTVILEKHILC; this comes from the coding sequence ATGCAATTAAATACACATTTGAAACTAAATAATTCACTAAACGGTGATGTAATCGAACTAAGACCAAATTATGCAAAAATATCACTCAAAACCACAGATACAATGAGATGTGACGATGAAGGGCTAGTTCATGGTGGATTTGCTTTTTGTGGAGCTGATTTTTGTGCTATGGCATCAGTCAATCACCCTTTTGTAGTACTAGCAAAAAGTGAAGTGAAGTTTCTAGCACCAGTAAAAGTAGGAGAAGTAATAGTCTTTGAAGGAAATGTAATGGCAAATGACGGCAGAAAACAAACTGTATCAGTAGTAGGAAAAGTAGCTGATAAAGAAGTCTTTAGCGGTGAATTTAAAACTGTTATTTTAGAAAAACATATATTATGTTAA
- a CDS encoding cupin domain-containing protein yields the protein MLKNLFESLPSISSKDEDFITLLENKSIKIERIVSSGQSSEDDFWYEQTQNEWVIVLEGDAILSFEDGDLIMKKGDFINIPAYKKHRVKSTKKNSHTIWLAIFYN from the coding sequence ATGTTAAAAAATCTTTTTGAGTCATTGCCAAGTATTTCATCAAAAGATGAAGATTTTATTACTCTTTTAGAAAACAAATCTATCAAAATAGAAAGGATTGTATCATCTGGACAAAGTTCAGAAGATGATTTTTGGTATGAACAAACTCAAAATGAGTGGGTAATAGTACTGGAGGGTGATGCAATTTTAAGCTTTGAAGATGGTGATTTGATTATGAAAAAAGGAGATTTTATAAATATCCCAGCTTATAAAAAACATCGTGTTAAAAGTACCAAAAAAAATAGCCATACCATATGGCTAGCTATCTTTTACAATTAA
- a CDS encoding VF530 family DNA-binding protein, with amino-acid sequence MSNQNSNNPLHGITLEMILKELQSSFGWEKLAQKLNVNCFKKDPSINSCLKFFRKTPWAREKLEKIYVEHIKK; translated from the coding sequence ATGTCAAATCAAAATTCAAATAACCCACTTCATGGAATTACGCTAGAAATGATTTTAAAAGAGCTACAAAGCTCTTTTGGATGGGAAAAATTAGCTCAAAAGCTTAATGTAAATTGTTTTAAAAAAGACCCAAGTATTAATTCTTGTTTGAAGTTTTTTCGTAAGACTCCTTGGGCTAGAGAAAAGCTTGAAAAGATATATGTAGAACATATAAAAAAGTAA
- a CDS encoding ABC-F family ATP-binding cassette domain-containing protein has product MIELINLTKSFADNLLFSDINLRMNYGNKIGLVGRNGSGKSTLFKLILGEEQADSGEIVIPKGYKIGALKQYLHFSEKTLVDETALALSEDDKYNIYKVEKILFGLGFSHEDLQKDPLSFSGGYQIRINLAKLLLTEPNMLLLDEPTNYLDIVSLRWLKEFLKAFEGEVILITHDRDFMDSVTTHTMGIIRKDLFFIKGDTHKFYEQLASNEEHYEKQKIAQEKKIKELEDFISRNKARASTAALAQSKVKQLEKMDILEDLGYDSSLKFDFKYKETPAKVLLDVKDVSFGYTPDNVLFSNISFTLQKGETLGIIGKNGKGKSTLLNVIAGELKPLSGEVEYNGSTVFGHFGQTNISHLDPKNTIIDEIYSVNPKLGEAMVRNICGLMMFSGDNAKKKISLLSGGEKSRVMLGKILAKEVNLLFLDEPTNHLDMDSIEALTKAIQSFEGSSIIVTHSEELLRATCDRLIVFSSVGATYFDGTYDEFLEKIGWEDEAVESKPKKPKVNKAELKKLRAALVLEKSKALSPIKKEIENIESQIVKLEDMMESTKSALVEATNKIDNTKVLELSRTITKYEKEIEEKFEVLSGIQYKLDELTLEYDNKLQELN; this is encoded by the coding sequence ATGATAGAACTTATAAATTTAACAAAAAGTTTTGCTGATAATTTACTTTTTAGTGATATAAATTTAAGAATGAATTATGGCAATAAAATAGGACTAGTTGGGAGAAATGGTAGTGGTAAATCTACACTTTTTAAGCTTATACTTGGTGAAGAACAAGCTGATAGTGGAGAGATAGTTATACCAAAAGGGTATAAGATAGGGGCTTTAAAACAGTATTTACATTTTAGTGAAAAGACTCTAGTTGATGAGACTGCACTTGCTCTTAGTGAAGATGATAAATATAATATATATAAAGTTGAAAAAATACTTTTTGGTCTTGGATTTTCCCATGAAGATTTACAAAAAGATCCATTATCCTTTTCTGGTGGGTATCAAATCAGAATCAATCTTGCAAAGTTACTTCTAACAGAGCCAAATATGCTTTTGCTTGATGAGCCTACAAACTACCTTGATATAGTTTCACTTAGATGGCTAAAAGAGTTTTTAAAAGCTTTTGAAGGTGAAGTGATACTTATTACCCACGATAGGGATTTTATGGATAGTGTTACTACTCATACGATGGGTATTATTAGAAAAGATTTGTTTTTTATTAAAGGTGACACACACAAGTTTTATGAGCAATTAGCATCAAATGAAGAACACTATGAAAAACAAAAAATTGCTCAAGAAAAAAAGATAAAAGAGCTTGAAGATTTTATCTCTAGAAACAAAGCAAGAGCATCAACAGCAGCTCTAGCCCAATCAAAAGTGAAACAACTTGAAAAAATGGATATTTTGGAAGATTTGGGGTATGATAGTAGTCTGAAATTTGATTTTAAATATAAAGAAACTCCAGCTAAAGTACTTCTTGATGTGAAAGATGTTAGTTTTGGATACACACCTGATAATGTTTTATTTTCTAATATATCTTTTACTTTACAAAAAGGTGAAACACTTGGTATTATAGGTAAAAATGGTAAAGGTAAATCAACACTTCTTAATGTAATAGCAGGTGAATTAAAACCTCTAAGTGGAGAAGTTGAATATAATGGTTCTACTGTTTTTGGACATTTTGGGCAAACAAATATTTCACACCTTGATCCAAAAAATACAATAATTGATGAGATATATTCTGTAAATCCAAAGCTTGGTGAAGCAATGGTTAGAAATATATGTGGTTTGATGATGTTTAGTGGTGATAATGCTAAGAAAAAAATATCACTACTTTCTGGTGGAGAAAAAAGCCGTGTAATGCTTGGTAAGATTTTGGCAAAAGAGGTAAATCTTTTGTTCCTAGATGAGCCTACAAACCACCTTGATATGGACTCAATAGAGGCACTTACAAAAGCAATCCAGAGTTTTGAAGGCTCAAGTATAATAGTAACACACTCTGAAGAGCTACTTAGGGCTACTTGTGATAGATTAATAGTATTTTCAAGTGTAGGAGCTACTTATTTTGATGGTACATATGATGAGTTCTTGGAAAAAATAGGTTGGGAAGATGAAGCTGTAGAGTCTAAACCAAAAAAACCAAAAGTAAACAAGGCTGAACTCAAAAAACTAAGAGCTGCTCTTGTACTAGAAAAAAGTAAGGCACTTAGTCCTATCAAAAAAGAGATAGAAAATATTGAAAGCCAAATCGTAAAGCTTGAAGATATGATGGAGTCTACAAAATCAGCACTTGTAGAAGCTACAAATAAAATAGATAATACAAAAGTTTTAGAGCTTTCAAGAACTATTACAAAATATGAAAAAGAGATTGAAGAAAAGTTTGAGGTATTAAGTGGTATTCAATACAAACTTGATGAGCTTACCCTTGAGTATGATAACAAACTACAAGAGCTTAACTAA
- a CDS encoding Do family serine endopeptidase, translating to MMKLFLALVTALFLSTHLSALKIEDASKDFTREIPKQNVVVSYYDSIKDAKKAVVNISTQKTVKQADIRQMPFFNDPFFREFFRGFGDVVPQDRVQRSLGSGVIISSDGYIVTNSHVVDGADEITITLAGDSTTEHKAKLIGNDPKSDVAVIKIEQKNLPFIKFADSNNVLEGDVVFAIGNPFGVGETVTSGIVSALNKSGFGINAYENYIQTDASINPGNSGGALVDSRGALVGINTAIISRSGGNVGIGFAIPSNMAKTIALALVTDGVVKRGYLGVSIGDVTADLKEFYQNKSGALVMDIQKDSPAQKAGLKRGDLIIEIDSKPVSDASDLRNRIGMMVPNTNISIKYIRDKKTLITNATLTKLDDDKVASVSGERNLFNGLKVKEADGSVVVIEVEPNSKAAQKGFRINDMIIQIENMPISSFKDLNKALETYKGKKRVYIQRNNTIMMVVCE from the coding sequence ATAATGAAACTATTCTTAGCATTGGTAACGGCACTCTTTTTAAGCACACATCTAAGTGCATTAAAAATTGAAGATGCTTCAAAAGATTTCACAAGAGAAATACCAAAACAAAATGTAGTAGTATCTTATTATGATTCTATAAAAGATGCAAAAAAAGCTGTAGTAAATATTTCTACACAAAAAACAGTAAAACAAGCTGATATTAGGCAAATGCCTTTTTTTAATGATCCATTTTTTAGGGAGTTTTTTCGTGGATTTGGTGATGTTGTACCTCAAGATAGAGTACAAAGATCTCTTGGTAGTGGAGTTATTATAAGTAGTGATGGGTATATAGTTACAAACTCTCATGTGGTTGATGGTGCAGATGAAATTACTATTACACTTGCAGGAGATAGCACAACTGAACACAAGGCAAAATTGATAGGTAATGATCCAAAAAGTGATGTGGCAGTTATTAAAATCGAACAAAAGAATCTTCCTTTTATAAAATTTGCTGATTCAAATAATGTGCTTGAAGGGGATGTGGTATTTGCTATAGGAAACCCTTTTGGTGTAGGTGAAACGGTAACAAGTGGTATAGTATCAGCTTTAAATAAAAGTGGATTTGGGATAAATGCATATGAAAACTACATCCAAACAGATGCAAGTATAAACCCTGGAAATAGCGGTGGAGCATTGGTAGATAGTAGAGGTGCATTAGTAGGTATCAATACAGCAATTATAAGCAGAAGTGGTGGAAATGTGGGTATTGGTTTTGCAATCCCTTCTAATATGGCAAAAACAATAGCCTTAGCACTTGTAACAGATGGTGTTGTAAAAAGAGGATATCTTGGAGTTAGCATTGGTGATGTGACAGCTGATTTAAAAGAGTTTTATCAAAACAAATCAGGTGCACTTGTAATGGATATCCAAAAAGATTCACCTGCACAAAAAGCTGGACTAAAAAGGGGTGATTTAATCATAGAAATAGACTCTAAGCCAGTAAGTGATGCTAGTGATTTGAGAAATCGTATAGGTATGATGGTACCAAATACAAATATTTCTATTAAGTATATCAGAGATAAAAAAACACTTATAACAAATGCAACACTTACAAAGCTTGATGACGATAAAGTAGCAAGTGTTAGTGGTGAAAGAAATTTATTTAATGGACTTAAAGTTAAAGAAGCAGATGGTAGTGTGGTAGTAATAGAAGTTGAACCGAACTCAAAAGCTGCACAAAAAGGGTTTAGAATAAATGATATGATAATACAAATAGAAAATATGCCAATATCAAGTTTTAAAGACCTAAATAAAGCACTAGAAACTTATAAAGGTAAGAAAAGAGTTTATATACAAAGAAATAACACTATTATGATGGTAGTTTGCGAGTAA
- the tilS gene encoding tRNA lysidine(34) synthetase TilS has protein sequence MKHLLAFSAGVDSTALFFMLLEEGVEFDIAIVDYGIREQSKDEVAYAKELASQYNKKVFVKEVQLDSSNFEASARKVRYDFFEELIKLHGYTTLITAHQLNDQLEWFLMQLSKGAGLKELIGLHKITKRDGYEIHRPILDYTKDELLKYLHQRDIKYFVDSSNIDTKYKRNYFRSKFANELISEFSNGIKKSFEYLRADLKVIYDEEKIEEYRLQELVLFRYDGDFNMALRIIDNELKKRKIILSSLQKKEILKQKEIIIKNLFSITLQDNLIWICPKNDMILDKKFKELCRVNKIPKNTRAYLKYLGVNNETILSIGNGTLFKHTSKCIKN, from the coding sequence ATGAAACATTTACTTGCATTTTCTGCTGGTGTAGATTCAACTGCACTTTTTTTTATGTTACTTGAAGAGGGCGTAGAGTTTGATATTGCAATAGTGGATTATGGTATCAGAGAGCAAAGCAAAGATGAGGTTGCTTATGCAAAAGAGTTAGCTAGCCAATATAATAAAAAAGTGTTTGTAAAAGAGGTACAACTTGATAGTTCAAACTTTGAAGCAAGTGCAAGAAAAGTGAGATATGATTTTTTTGAAGAACTTATCAAGTTACACGGATATACAACACTTATAACAGCACATCAGCTTAACGATCAGCTTGAGTGGTTTTTGATGCAGTTAAGTAAAGGTGCAGGATTGAAAGAGCTAATAGGACTACATAAGATAACAAAAAGAGATGGTTATGAAATCCATAGACCTATTTTAGACTACACAAAAGATGAGCTTTTAAAATACCTCCATCAAAGAGATATTAAGTATTTTGTGGATAGTTCAAATATAGATACAAAATATAAAAGGAACTATTTTAGAAGCAAGTTTGCAAATGAGCTTATTAGTGAGTTTTCAAATGGAATTAAAAAAAGTTTTGAGTATTTAAGGGCTGATTTAAAAGTGATTTATGATGAAGAAAAGATAGAAGAATATAGACTTCAAGAGTTAGTTCTCTTTAGATATGATGGTGATTTTAATATGGCTCTTAGGATTATTGATAATGAGCTTAAAAAAAGAAAAATAATACTAAGTAGTTTACAGAAAAAAGAGATTTTAAAACAAAAAGAAATTATTATTAAAAACTTATTTTCTATTACTTTACAAGACAATTTAATATGGATTTGTCCAAAAAATGATATGATACTGGATAAAAAATTTAAAGAGCTTTGTAGGGTAAATAAAATTCCAAAAAATACAAGAGCTTATCTTAAATATTTAGGAGTAAATAATGAAACTATTCTTAGCATTGGTAACGGCACTCTTTTTAAGCACACATCTAAGTGCATTAAAAATTGA
- the rimO gene encoding 30S ribosomal protein S12 methylthiotransferase RimO produces the protein MKSKKLHLVSLGCTKNLIDSEVMLGRLKDYEIIDDASAADLIIVNTCGFIESAKEESLNTIFNLHDQRKDSSVLVMAGCLSQRYKDELSNELQEVDIFTGVGDYDVIDELVEQKRSQFSPKVFLANDEVQRVVTNSNYHAYIKLSEGCNQSCAFCAIPLFKGKLYSRTLESVRKELTSLVNQGFYDFSFVSQDSSSYLRDHGINDGLEQLIDLIDSIEGIKSARILYLYPSTTTKKLIKKIANSKVVHNYFDMPLQHISQNMLKVMKRGKGSDKIKELLDEMKKVPNAFIRSTFIVGHPGESEEDFEELKNFVKEFKFDRANVFSYSDEEGTSAIKSKQKIDAKIIDKRAKELGKIIAKSTKESLKKEVGKVVDVVVDGISDEHEFLLSAKELLWAPEIDGEILINDKDIDEEIVYGKIYQAKITEMVGDKLLGTILKG, from the coding sequence ATGAAGAGTAAAAAATTACATTTAGTTAGTCTTGGGTGTACTAAGAATTTGATTGATTCTGAGGTGATGTTAGGACGACTTAAAGATTATGAAATAATAGATGATGCTAGTGCAGCTGATTTGATAATAGTCAATACTTGTGGGTTTATAGAAAGTGCTAAAGAAGAGAGTTTAAATACTATTTTCAATCTACACGACCAAAGAAAAGATAGTTCAGTTCTAGTAATGGCTGGGTGTTTGTCTCAAAGATATAAAGATGAGCTATCTAATGAACTACAAGAAGTGGATATATTTACTGGTGTTGGTGATTATGATGTGATAGATGAGCTTGTAGAACAAAAAAGAAGTCAGTTTAGTCCAAAGGTATTTTTAGCAAATGATGAAGTACAAAGGGTAGTGACAAATTCAAACTACCACGCATATATAAAGCTAAGTGAAGGGTGCAATCAATCATGTGCTTTTTGTGCTATACCGCTTTTTAAAGGGAAGCTTTATAGTCGTACTTTGGAGTCTGTAAGAAAAGAGCTTACTTCACTTGTAAATCAAGGGTTTTATGACTTTAGTTTTGTAAGTCAAGATAGTTCTAGTTACTTAAGAGACCATGGTATAAATGATGGTTTAGAGCAACTTATAGATTTGATAGATAGTATAGAAGGTATCAAAAGTGCTAGGATACTATATCTTTATCCATCAACAACTACAAAAAAACTTATTAAAAAAATAGCTAACTCAAAAGTAGTGCATAACTACTTTGATATGCCGTTGCAACATATTTCACAAAATATGCTAAAAGTGATGAAAAGAGGCAAGGGAAGTGATAAGATAAAAGAGCTTTTGGATGAGATGAAGAAAGTACCAAATGCCTTTATAAGAAGCACCTTTATAGTAGGTCATCCAGGGGAGAGCGAAGAGGACTTTGAAGAATTGAAAAACTTTGTAAAAGAGTTTAAGTTTGATAGAGCAAATGTATTTAGTTATAGTGATGAAGAAGGAACTAGTGCTATCAAATCAAAGCAAAAAATAGATGCCAAAATCATTGACAAAAGAGCAAAAGAACTAGGTAAAATCATAGCAAAATCTACAAAAGAGTCTTTGAAAAAAGAGGTCGGTAAAGTGGTAGATGTGGTAGTGGATGGAATAAGTGACGAGCATGAGTTTTTGCTAAGTGCTAAAGAGCTTTTATGGGCACCTGAAATAGACGGTGAGATACTAATAAACGATAAAGATATAGATGAAGAGATAGTTTATGGTAAGATTTATCAAGCTAAGATTACTGAAATGGTAGGGGATAAGCTTTTGGGAACAATATTGAAAGGGTAA
- the panC gene encoding pantoate--beta-alanine ligase codes for MKIVKTVDELREVLKQYKNNSIGFVPTMGALHDGHISLIKRSRDENDVVVVSIFVNPTQFLAGEDLDKYPRRDEVDKKICQLAKVDVLFMPNINDMYGDDEVKMLAPSVKGYILEGFIRPGHFDGVLRIVCKLFNLVKPTNAYFGKKDAQQLVLIQQMVKDLFMDINVVPCELVRDSDGLALSSRNVYLTPEQRQQALAISKSLKSAAKKVGMGEFDVKVLKTFMSDILCELDVEYIAFVNREFNEIEKIEVKNSIILVAARVGVTRLIDNIWI; via the coding sequence TTGAAAATAGTAAAAACAGTTGATGAATTAAGAGAAGTTTTAAAACAATATAAGAATAACTCTATCGGGTTCGTTCCTACAATGGGGGCTTTGCATGATGGGCATATAAGTCTTATAAAGCGTTCTCGTGATGAAAATGATGTGGTAGTGGTTTCTATTTTTGTCAATCCTACGCAGTTTTTGGCAGGGGAAGATTTGGATAAATATCCAAGAAGAGACGAAGTGGACAAAAAAATATGCCAATTAGCAAAAGTTGATGTGCTTTTTATGCCAAATATCAATGATATGTATGGCGATGATGAAGTTAAAATGTTAGCTCCTAGTGTAAAAGGGTATATTCTTGAAGGGTTTATCCGTCCTGGTCATTTTGATGGAGTTTTGAGAATAGTATGTAAGCTGTTTAATCTTGTAAAACCAACTAACGCATACTTTGGCAAAAAAGATGCTCAACAACTTGTCCTAATACAGCAAATGGTAAAAGATTTGTTTATGGATATCAATGTAGTTCCTTGTGAGCTAGTGCGTGATAGCGATGGATTAGCACTAAGTAGTAGAAATGTGTATCTTACTCCTGAGCAAAGACAACAAGCTCTTGCTATATCAAAGTCTCTAAAAAGTGCAGCAAAAAAAGTTGGGATGGGTGAGTTTGATGTCAAAGTATTAAAAACATTTATGAGTGATATTTTGTGTGAACTTGATGTGGAATACATTGCTTTTGTAAATAGAGAGTTTAATGAAATAGAAAAAATAGAGGTTAAAAATTCTATTATACTTGTGGCTGCAAGGGTTGGGGTGACTCGGCTTATAGATAATATTTGGATATAA